The following coding sequences lie in one Eubacterium ventriosum genomic window:
- a CDS encoding rhodanese-like domain-containing protein — MKKFDMISLEEAGKMAIEEDCIVVDLRGRKDYDVSHIENAINLPNASLKEIEEFDKKDKIWILYCKRGSLSFKLANEMNKVGYKVKAVVGGFKKI; from the coding sequence ATGAAAAAATTTGATATGATATCTCTTGAAGAGGCAGGGAAAATGGCAATTGAAGAAGATTGTATTGTTGTGGATTTAAGGGGACGAAAAGATTATGATGTTTCTCATATTGAAAATGCAATTAATTTGCCGAATGCATCATTAAAAGAGATTGAAGAGTTTGACAAGAAAGATAAAATATGGATTTTATATTGCAAGAGAGGTAGTTTAAGTTTCAAGTTAGCTAATGAGATGAACAAAGTAGGATATAAAGTTAAGGCAGTAGTGGGAGGTTTTAAAAAAATATAA
- a CDS encoding THUMP domain-containing class I SAM-dependent RNA methyltransferase, translated as MDKFKIVTPCHFGVESVLKREITDLGYDIVQVEDGRVTFEGDALAVCRANVFLRTAERVMIQVGRVKATTYDQLFEAVKALDWQEFIPVDGKFWVKKAGTVKSKLFSPSDIQRIVKKAIVEKLKMEYHESWFAEDGAEYPIRVFFYKDEAIIALDTSGESLHKRGYRKNTSKAPISETLAAALIMLTPWNKDRILVDPFCGCGTFPIEAAMIAANIAPGMNREFTAENWTNFIDKKLWYKAVNEAYDIMNEDVDTDIQGYDIDPEMVEFARKNAQLAGVDHLIHFQARPVSKLSHSKKYGFIITNPPYGERLEEKKALVPLYTEIGKRYKALDSWSAFIITSYEDAEKDMGIKATKNRKIYNGMIKTYFYQFMGPKPPKKGKVNEK; from the coding sequence ATGGATAAATTTAAAATAGTTACACCATGTCATTTTGGTGTTGAATCAGTTTTGAAAAGAGAGATTACAGATTTAGGATATGATATTGTTCAAGTTGAAGACGGAAGAGTTACTTTCGAGGGAGATGCATTGGCAGTTTGTAGGGCAAATGTTTTTCTTAGAACGGCAGAAAGAGTAATGATTCAAGTTGGAAGAGTCAAGGCAACTACATATGATCAGCTTTTTGAGGCTGTTAAGGCATTGGATTGGCAGGAGTTTATACCTGTTGATGGAAAGTTTTGGGTAAAAAAAGCAGGGACAGTTAAGAGTAAGCTTTTCAGCCCTTCTGACATTCAGAGAATAGTTAAGAAAGCTATTGTTGAAAAATTAAAAATGGAATATCACGAAAGCTGGTTTGCTGAGGATGGAGCAGAGTATCCCATAAGAGTATTTTTCTATAAAGATGAGGCTATTATAGCACTGGATACGTCTGGAGAATCACTTCATAAAAGAGGATACAGAAAGAATACGTCTAAAGCACCCATTTCTGAGACTTTGGCGGCGGCTTTAATAATGCTTACTCCATGGAATAAGGACAGAATACTTGTTGATCCTTTCTGTGGATGTGGAACTTTTCCTATTGAGGCGGCTATGATTGCAGCAAATATTGCTCCGGGAATGAATAGAGAATTTACCGCTGAAAATTGGACTAATTTTATTGATAAAAAACTTTGGTACAAGGCTGTAAATGAAGCTTATGACATAATGAATGAAGATGTTGACACTGATATTCAGGGATATGATATTGATCCTGAAATGGTTGAATTTGCAAGAAAAAATGCACAGCTTGCAGGAGTTGATCATTTGATTCATTTTCAGGCAAGACCGGTTAGCAAATTAAGTCATAGTAAAAAGTATGGATTTATTATAACAAATCCTCCATATGGCGAAAGACTAGAAGAAAAGAAGGCTTTAGTGCCTTTGTATACTGAAATTGGAAAGAGATATAAGGCGTTAGATAGTTGGTCTGCGTTTATTATTACATCTTACGAAGATGCTGAAAAAGATATGGGAATTAAGGCAACGAAGAACCGTAAGATTTATAACGGAATGATTAAAACATATTTCTATCAGTTTATGGGGCCAAAACCACCGAAAAAGGGAAAAGTAAATGAAAAATAA